Proteins from a genomic interval of Salvelinus alpinus chromosome 7, SLU_Salpinus.1, whole genome shotgun sequence:
- the LOC139581195 gene encoding uncharacterized protein isoform X2: MADSVETFQTHLTSVMDSLIRASVCEITKLFQDTVNDFLVEISLNRKEMDGLKLRLRLTENKLRNERKYGMGWAENRRNAGLIVSEDGGRKKRKIEVPRGKQTLGLALGGAGEEGGAAAARVVTGGGWKEARELYLIQFPGEEGELEEEEGGCVSGEGEETDNIKEESSDMVEGGYQPASLRLIKEALKMDPPNQNRHTGSRNHSEGDMEFSPMAQEALRRPSAVRHEEGDEEEWDVGSPPTEVSVGVLSVEDLSGLETALRAERGRQQAALRIPPTAGSNHGSMSPDPEVMAGSEFSLGQKYIGLDGLEQEGALGSPTPSERDSSDALQGPGARLKEGERALPGGAGGVLQPRWPKRLRDSEGMEEQGGSDEALHHPSAPGSVDDSGEEETGDLMHFCTQCGGGFANEAELEEHPCPLGDTHLQGGTEATLFPCASCGHAFSHAWALKNHECVCAAERPHRCELCGKGFTHSRSLERHQVVHTGERPHRCQQCGRSFSRLSNLERHQRIHTGERPYGCEVCGRRFSRVEYLKRHQLIHSGDRDKAGSAHQCSQCGKGFSEPEQLKNHECFL; the protein is encoded by the exons ATGGCGGACTCGGTGGAGACGTTCCAGACCCACCTAACCTCAGTCATGGACAGTTTGATCCGCGCATCGGTGTGCGAGATCACCAAATTGTTCCAGGACACGGTGAATGACTTTCTGGTGGAAATATCGTTGAACAGGAAGGAAATGGACGGTCTAAAACTCCGACTCCGACTGACGGAGAACAAACTGAGAAATGAACGCAAGTACGGGATGGGGTGGGCAGAGAATCGCCGCAATGCTGGTTTGATAGTGTCTGAGGACGGTGGGCGGAAAAAGCGGAAAATTGAAGTGCCTC GAGGAAAGCAGACGCTGGGCCTTGCCTTGGGAGGCgcgggggaggaaggaggagctGCCGCCGCCAGGGTAGTAACGGGGGGAGGGTGGAAGGAGGCGCGCGAGCTGTACCTCATTCAGTTCCCCGGGGAGGAaggagaactagaggaggaggaggggggctgTGTttcaggagagggggaggagacggACAACATCaaagaggag TCCAGTGACATGGTGGAGGGGGGCTACCAGCCTGCGTCTCTGCGGCTGATCAAGGAAGCCCTGAAGATGGACCCGCCCAACCAGAACCGCCATACTGGATCCAGAAACCACAGCGAAG GAGACATGGAGTTCAGCCCTATGGCCCAGGAGGCCCTGAGGCGGCCCTCAGCCGTAAGGcatgaagagggggatgaggaggagtgGGACGTGGGGTCCCCTCCAACAGAGGTGTCGGTGGGGGTGCTGAGCGTGGAGGACCTGAGTGGCCTGGAGACGGCCCTGAGGGCAGAGAGGGGGCGCCAGCAAGCAGCCCTGAGGATCCCTCCCACAGCAGGCTCCAACCATGGCTCCATGAGCCCTGACCCGGAAGTAATGGCAGGCAGCGAGTTCAGCCTGGGCCAGAAGTACATTGGTCTGGATGGGTTGGAACAGGAGGGGGCGCTGGGGAGTCCCACGCCCTCAGAGAGGGACTCTAGTGATGCCCTGCAGGGTCCTGGTGCCCGTCTGAAGGAAGGTGAGAGGGCACTGCCAGGGGGGGCTGGAGGAGTGCTGCAGCCACGCTGGCCCAAGAGGCTGAGGGACAGTGAGGGGATGGAGGAGCAGGGAGGCTCAGATGAGGCCTTGCATCACCCATCTGCTCCGGGTAGCGTGGATGACAGTGGTGAGGAGGAGACCGGAGACCTGATGCATTTCTGCACGCAGTGCGGTGGGGGCTTTGCCAACGAGGCTGAGCTGGAGGAGCACCCCTGCCCCCTGGGGGACACTCACCTGCAGGGAGGGACGGAGGCCACCCTGTTCCCCTGCGCCTCATGTGGCCACGCCTTCAGCCATGCCTGGGCCCTGAAGAACCACGAGTGTGTGTGCGCGGCCGAGCGGCCCCACCGCTGCGAGCTCTGTGGGAAGGGCTTCACACACTCGCGCTCGCTGGAGAGGCACCAGGTGGTTCACACTGGAGAGAGGCCACACCGCTGCCAGCAGTGTGGGCGGAGCTTTAGTCGCCTAAGCAACCTGGAGAGGCACCAGCGGATCCACACGGGCGAGCGTCCGTACGGGTGCGAGGTGTGCGGCAGGCGTTTCAGCAGGGTAGAGTACCTGAAAAGACACCAGCTGATCCACAGTGGAGACCGAGACAAGGCCGGCAGCGCCCACCAGTGCTCTCAGTGTGGGAAAGGCTTTAGCGAACCCGAGCAGCTCAAAAACCACGAGTGCTTTTTATAG
- the LOC139581195 gene encoding uncharacterized protein isoform X1 — MADSVETFQTHLTSVMDSLIRASVCEITKLFQDTVNDFLVEISLNRKEMDGLKLRLRLTENKLRNERKYGMGWAENRRNAGLIVSEDGGRKKRKIEVPRGKQTLGLALGGAGEEGGAAAARVVTGGGWKEARELYLIQFPGEEGELEEEEGGCVSGEGEETDNIKEESSDMVEGGYQPASLRLIKEALKMDPPNQNRHTGSRNHSEVGDMEFSPMAQEALRRPSAVRHEEGDEEEWDVGSPPTEVSVGVLSVEDLSGLETALRAERGRQQAALRIPPTAGSNHGSMSPDPEVMAGSEFSLGQKYIGLDGLEQEGALGSPTPSERDSSDALQGPGARLKEGERALPGGAGGVLQPRWPKRLRDSEGMEEQGGSDEALHHPSAPGSVDDSGEEETGDLMHFCTQCGGGFANEAELEEHPCPLGDTHLQGGTEATLFPCASCGHAFSHAWALKNHECVCAAERPHRCELCGKGFTHSRSLERHQVVHTGERPHRCQQCGRSFSRLSNLERHQRIHTGERPYGCEVCGRRFSRVEYLKRHQLIHSGDRDKAGSAHQCSQCGKGFSEPEQLKNHECFL; from the exons ATGGCGGACTCGGTGGAGACGTTCCAGACCCACCTAACCTCAGTCATGGACAGTTTGATCCGCGCATCGGTGTGCGAGATCACCAAATTGTTCCAGGACACGGTGAATGACTTTCTGGTGGAAATATCGTTGAACAGGAAGGAAATGGACGGTCTAAAACTCCGACTCCGACTGACGGAGAACAAACTGAGAAATGAACGCAAGTACGGGATGGGGTGGGCAGAGAATCGCCGCAATGCTGGTTTGATAGTGTCTGAGGACGGTGGGCGGAAAAAGCGGAAAATTGAAGTGCCTC GAGGAAAGCAGACGCTGGGCCTTGCCTTGGGAGGCgcgggggaggaaggaggagctGCCGCCGCCAGGGTAGTAACGGGGGGAGGGTGGAAGGAGGCGCGCGAGCTGTACCTCATTCAGTTCCCCGGGGAGGAaggagaactagaggaggaggaggggggctgTGTttcaggagagggggaggagacggACAACATCaaagaggag TCCAGTGACATGGTGGAGGGGGGCTACCAGCCTGCGTCTCTGCGGCTGATCAAGGAAGCCCTGAAGATGGACCCGCCCAACCAGAACCGCCATACTGGATCCAGAAACCACAGCGAAG TAGGAGACATGGAGTTCAGCCCTATGGCCCAGGAGGCCCTGAGGCGGCCCTCAGCCGTAAGGcatgaagagggggatgaggaggagtgGGACGTGGGGTCCCCTCCAACAGAGGTGTCGGTGGGGGTGCTGAGCGTGGAGGACCTGAGTGGCCTGGAGACGGCCCTGAGGGCAGAGAGGGGGCGCCAGCAAGCAGCCCTGAGGATCCCTCCCACAGCAGGCTCCAACCATGGCTCCATGAGCCCTGACCCGGAAGTAATGGCAGGCAGCGAGTTCAGCCTGGGCCAGAAGTACATTGGTCTGGATGGGTTGGAACAGGAGGGGGCGCTGGGGAGTCCCACGCCCTCAGAGAGGGACTCTAGTGATGCCCTGCAGGGTCCTGGTGCCCGTCTGAAGGAAGGTGAGAGGGCACTGCCAGGGGGGGCTGGAGGAGTGCTGCAGCCACGCTGGCCCAAGAGGCTGAGGGACAGTGAGGGGATGGAGGAGCAGGGAGGCTCAGATGAGGCCTTGCATCACCCATCTGCTCCGGGTAGCGTGGATGACAGTGGTGAGGAGGAGACCGGAGACCTGATGCATTTCTGCACGCAGTGCGGTGGGGGCTTTGCCAACGAGGCTGAGCTGGAGGAGCACCCCTGCCCCCTGGGGGACACTCACCTGCAGGGAGGGACGGAGGCCACCCTGTTCCCCTGCGCCTCATGTGGCCACGCCTTCAGCCATGCCTGGGCCCTGAAGAACCACGAGTGTGTGTGCGCGGCCGAGCGGCCCCACCGCTGCGAGCTCTGTGGGAAGGGCTTCACACACTCGCGCTCGCTGGAGAGGCACCAGGTGGTTCACACTGGAGAGAGGCCACACCGCTGCCAGCAGTGTGGGCGGAGCTTTAGTCGCCTAAGCAACCTGGAGAGGCACCAGCGGATCCACACGGGCGAGCGTCCGTACGGGTGCGAGGTGTGCGGCAGGCGTTTCAGCAGGGTAGAGTACCTGAAAAGACACCAGCTGATCCACAGTGGAGACCGAGACAAGGCCGGCAGCGCCCACCAGTGCTCTCAGTGTGGGAAAGGCTTTAGCGAACCCGAGCAGCTCAAAAACCACGAGTGCTTTTTATAG